A genomic segment from Rhodospirillum centenum SW encodes:
- a CDS encoding propionyl-CoA synthetase: MPARYEELHQRSLADPAGFWGEAAKDIDWIRPWDVVLDDSRAPLYRWFAGGELNTCWNAIDRHVEGGRADQPAIIYDSPVTGTKRILTYRDFRDQVALFAGALRDRGVVKGDRVLVYMPMVPEALVAMLACARLGAVHSVVFGGFAPHELATRINDAQPKVIVSASCGIEPGRVVKYKPMLDSAIEQATHKPESCLILQRPQEQASLIDGRDHDWEAAVAATTPADCVPVAATDPLYILYTSGTTGQPKGVVRDNGGHAVALKWTMEHFYGVKPGEVFWAASDVGWVVGHSYIVYAPLLHGCTTVIYEGKPVGTPDAGAFWRMISEYRIQTLFTAPTAFRAIKRDDPNALLLKNYDVSCLRALFLAGERSDPDTLHWAEDHLKVPVIDHWWQTETGWPIAGNPLGLGLFPVKYGSTCKPLPGWDVRILGADGHEVKRGDIGAIVCKLPLPPGTLATLWNAEDRFRKSYLSEFSGYYQTADAGFVDADGYVYVMARTDDIINVAGHRLSTGGMEEVLAGHPDVAECAVIGVADQLKGQVPLGFVVLKAGVTRPTEVIVREIVAKVRDEIGPVASFKQAIVVDRLPKTRSGKILRGTMQKIADAEPWKMPATIDDPMILEEIGDALRTIGYAVDKPAD; the protein is encoded by the coding sequence ATGCCGGCCCGCTATGAGGAGCTTCACCAACGCTCGCTGGCCGATCCTGCTGGCTTCTGGGGAGAAGCCGCCAAGGACATCGACTGGATCAGGCCGTGGGACGTCGTGCTGGACGACAGCCGCGCCCCGCTCTACCGCTGGTTCGCCGGCGGCGAGCTGAACACCTGCTGGAACGCCATCGACCGCCATGTCGAGGGCGGCCGGGCCGACCAGCCGGCCATCATCTACGACAGCCCTGTCACCGGCACGAAGCGCATCCTGACCTACCGCGACTTCCGTGACCAGGTGGCGCTGTTCGCCGGCGCGCTGCGCGACCGCGGTGTGGTCAAGGGCGACCGTGTCCTGGTCTACATGCCGATGGTGCCGGAGGCGCTGGTCGCCATGCTGGCCTGCGCCCGGCTGGGGGCGGTCCACTCCGTCGTCTTCGGCGGTTTCGCCCCGCACGAGCTGGCGACCCGCATCAACGATGCCCAGCCCAAGGTGATCGTCTCCGCCTCCTGCGGCATCGAGCCGGGCCGGGTGGTGAAGTACAAGCCGATGCTCGACAGCGCCATCGAGCAGGCGACCCACAAGCCCGAATCCTGCCTGATTCTGCAACGCCCGCAGGAGCAGGCGTCCCTGATCGACGGCCGCGACCACGACTGGGAGGCCGCCGTCGCCGCGACGACCCCGGCCGACTGCGTGCCGGTCGCCGCCACCGACCCGCTCTACATCCTCTACACCTCGGGCACGACGGGCCAGCCCAAGGGCGTCGTGCGCGACAACGGCGGTCATGCCGTGGCGCTGAAGTGGACCATGGAGCACTTCTACGGCGTGAAGCCGGGCGAGGTGTTCTGGGCCGCTTCGGACGTGGGCTGGGTGGTCGGCCACAGCTACATCGTCTATGCGCCGCTGCTGCACGGCTGCACGACGGTGATCTACGAGGGCAAGCCGGTCGGCACGCCCGACGCCGGCGCCTTCTGGCGCATGATCAGCGAGTACCGCATCCAGACGCTGTTCACGGCGCCCACCGCGTTCCGCGCCATCAAGCGCGACGACCCGAACGCACTGCTGCTGAAGAACTACGATGTCTCCTGCCTGCGCGCCCTGTTCCTGGCGGGTGAGCGCAGCGACCCCGACACGCTGCACTGGGCCGAGGACCATCTGAAGGTCCCCGTCATCGACCACTGGTGGCAGACGGAGACGGGCTGGCCGATCGCCGGCAACCCGCTGGGCCTGGGTCTCTTCCCGGTCAAGTACGGCAGCACCTGCAAGCCGCTGCCGGGCTGGGACGTCCGCATCCTGGGCGCGGACGGGCATGAGGTGAAGCGCGGCGACATCGGCGCCATCGTCTGCAAGCTGCCGCTGCCGCCGGGCACGCTGGCGACCCTCTGGAACGCCGAGGACCGCTTCCGCAAGAGCTACCTGTCGGAGTTCTCCGGCTACTACCAGACGGCGGACGCCGGCTTCGTCGATGCGGACGGCTATGTCTATGTGATGGCCCGCACCGACGACATCATCAATGTGGCGGGCCACCGGCTCTCCACCGGTGGTATGGAGGAGGTGCTGGCCGGCCACCCCGACGTGGCGGAATGCGCCGTCATCGGCGTGGCGGACCAGTTGAAGGGCCAGGTGCCGCTGGGCTTCGTCGTGCTGAAGGCCGGCGTCACCCGCCCGACGGAGGTGATCGTGCGCGAGATCGTCGCCAAGGTGCGCGACGAGATCGGCCCGGTCGCCAGCTTCAAGCAGGCCATCGTCGTGGACCGCCTGCCGAAGACCCGTTCGGGCAAGATCCTGCGCGGCACCATGCAGAAGATCGCCGATGCGGAACCCTGGAAGATGCCGGCCACGATCGACGACCCGATGATCCTGGAGGAGATCGGGGACGCCCTGCGGACCATCGGCTACGCCGTGGACAAGCCCGCGGACTGA
- a CDS encoding sigma-70 family RNA polymerase sigma factor codes for MTEFGAEIEQHIGPLRRYARALLRDRTDADDLVQDALARALSRSDRFQPGTNLRAWLFTILHNLHANHVRRKVTAPTVTPVGDAALHVATPAGQDDHMELRDMARGLALLPPEQRQVLLLVALEGLRYEEVATVLGIPVGTVMSRLSRAREALRQHLAGEAPRLRRVK; via the coding sequence GTGACCGAATTCGGTGCGGAGATCGAGCAGCATATCGGGCCGTTGCGCCGGTATGCCCGGGCTCTCCTGCGTGACCGGACGGATGCCGACGATCTGGTCCAGGATGCGCTGGCGCGGGCCCTGTCCCGGTCCGACAGGTTCCAGCCGGGCACCAATCTGCGGGCCTGGCTCTTCACCATCCTGCACAACCTCCATGCCAACCATGTCCGGCGCAAGGTGACGGCCCCCACCGTCACCCCCGTCGGGGACGCGGCCCTGCATGTCGCCACCCCTGCCGGTCAGGACGACCACATGGAACTGCGCGACATGGCCCGCGGTCTGGCCCTGCTGCCGCCGGAGCAGCGGCAGGTGCTGCTGCTGGTGGCGCTGGAGGGGCTGCGGTACGAGGAGGTGGCAACCGTGCTGGGCATTCCGGTCGGCACTGTCATGTCCCGTCTGTCCCGGGCGCGGGAGGCGCTGCGTCAGCATCTGGCCGGCGAGGCCCCGCGGCTACGGAGGGTGAAATGA
- a CDS encoding 3-hydroxybutyrate dehydrogenase: protein MLKGKAAIVTGSTSGIGLGIARSLARAGADIVLNGFGEAAAIEELRRGIETEFGVGVIHHGADMAKPAEIEALVAACAERFGGVDVLVNNAGIQHTAPVDQFPVDRWDAVIAINLSSAFHGIRLALPHMKARGWGRIVNIASAHGLVASVNKSAYVAAKHGIVGLTKVVALETAGCGITCNAICPGWVLTPLVQKQIDALAEREGIPPQEAEVRLLSEKQPSRAFTTPEQLGELAVFLCGPAAANLTGASLPVDGGWTAQ, encoded by the coding sequence ATGCTTAAGGGCAAGGCGGCCATCGTCACGGGATCGACCAGCGGGATCGGGCTGGGGATCGCCCGCTCGCTCGCCCGCGCCGGCGCGGACATCGTGCTGAACGGCTTCGGTGAGGCAGCCGCGATCGAGGAGCTGCGTCGCGGCATCGAGACGGAGTTCGGCGTCGGCGTCATCCACCACGGCGCCGACATGGCGAAGCCGGCGGAGATCGAGGCGCTGGTCGCCGCCTGTGCCGAGCGGTTCGGCGGCGTGGACGTGCTGGTCAACAATGCCGGCATCCAGCATACGGCCCCCGTGGACCAGTTCCCGGTGGACCGCTGGGATGCCGTGATCGCCATCAACCTGTCCTCCGCCTTCCACGGCATCCGGCTGGCGCTGCCGCACATGAAGGCGCGCGGCTGGGGCCGCATCGTCAACATCGCCAGCGCCCACGGTCTGGTCGCCTCCGTCAACAAGTCGGCCTATGTCGCCGCCAAGCACGGCATCGTCGGGCTGACCAAGGTCGTGGCGCTGGAGACGGCGGGCTGCGGCATCACCTGCAACGCCATCTGTCCCGGCTGGGTGCTGACGCCGCTGGTGCAGAAGCAGATCGACGCCCTGGCCGAGCGCGAGGGCATCCCGCCCCAGGAGGCGGAGGTGCGACTGCTGTCGGAGAAGCAGCCCTCCAGGGCGTTCACCACCCCGGAACAACTCGGCGAGCTGGCCGTCTTCCTCTGCGGCCCGGCCGCTGCCAACCTGACCGGCGCCTCGCTGCCGGTGGATGGCGGCTGGACGGCGCAGTAG
- a CDS encoding patatin-like phospholipase family protein, translated as MVEGATAPERSGDQGAAAGTRTVNLALQGGGAHGAFTWGVLDRLLEDGRLDFEGISGTSAGAMNGAMLAYGLLTGGREEARGQLYRLWRRLAKANAVGPWNPSWMSRFTGDPHLEAHPVYAGFDLLVRMMSPYQFNPLGLNPMREILRGLIDFDVLREAADVRLYVGATNVRESKLKVFKGRELSADCLVASACLPFLFQAVEIDGEHYWDGGYMGNPTIYPLIHECAARDVLIVQVTPIARPAVPTTPTAIIDRMNEIGFNGTFLRELRSLELVNRLLAAGRLTEEEAGMRALFLHRIEAEAAMAVLGVSSKLNADWGFLTELRDLGRAAASRWLEERFASVGRASSFEVERFFA; from the coding sequence ATGGTCGAGGGTGCGACGGCACCGGAACGGTCCGGGGACCAGGGGGCCGCGGCGGGGACCCGCACGGTGAATCTCGCTCTCCAGGGGGGCGGCGCCCACGGCGCCTTCACCTGGGGCGTGCTCGACCGGCTGCTGGAGGACGGGCGGCTGGATTTCGAGGGGATCAGCGGCACCAGCGCCGGCGCCATGAACGGCGCCATGCTGGCCTACGGGCTGCTGACCGGCGGCCGGGAGGAGGCGCGCGGCCAGCTCTACCGGCTCTGGCGGCGGCTGGCCAAGGCGAACGCGGTCGGCCCCTGGAATCCCTCCTGGATGTCGCGCTTCACCGGCGACCCGCACCTGGAGGCCCACCCGGTCTATGCCGGCTTCGACCTGCTGGTCCGGATGATGAGTCCCTACCAGTTCAATCCGCTGGGCCTGAACCCGATGCGGGAGATCCTGCGCGGCCTGATCGACTTCGACGTCCTGCGCGAGGCGGCGGACGTGCGCCTCTATGTCGGTGCCACCAACGTGCGGGAGAGCAAGCTCAAGGTCTTCAAGGGGCGGGAGCTGTCGGCCGACTGTCTTGTCGCCTCGGCCTGCCTGCCGTTCCTGTTCCAGGCGGTGGAGATCGACGGGGAGCACTACTGGGACGGGGGCTACATGGGCAACCCGACCATCTATCCCCTGATCCACGAGTGCGCCGCCCGCGACGTGCTGATCGTGCAGGTGACGCCGATCGCCCGCCCGGCCGTGCCGACGACGCCGACGGCGATCATCGACCGCATGAACGAGATCGGCTTCAACGGCACCTTCCTGCGCGAACTGCGCTCGCTGGAACTGGTCAACCGGCTGCTCGCCGCCGGCCGGCTGACGGAGGAGGAGGCGGGCATGCGCGCCCTCTTCCTGCACCGGATCGAGGCGGAGGCGGCAATGGCGGTGCTGGGTGTGTCCAGCAAGCTGAACGCCGACTGGGGTTTTCTCACGGAACTGCGCGATCTCGGCCGCGCCGCCGCCTCGCGCTGGCTGGAGGAGCGCTTCGCCAGCGTCGGCCGGGCCAGCAGCTTCGAGGTCGAACGCTTCTTCGCCTGA
- a CDS encoding Hsp20 family protein, whose amino-acid sequence MRSYDLSPLFRSTVGFDRLTRLMESALNTDEASTGYPPYNIEKLDDDHYRITMAVAGFRPEDLEITAHPNLLVIQGKAIKEGDAGNYLYRGIAGRAFERRFQLADHIRVSDATLEHGLLSVSLVREVPEAMKPRTVQITTATRPATLEARAA is encoded by the coding sequence ATGCGTAGCTACGACCTGTCGCCGCTGTTCCGTTCCACCGTCGGTTTCGACCGCCTGACCCGCCTCATGGAGTCGGCCCTGAACACCGACGAGGCCAGTACCGGCTACCCGCCCTACAACATCGAGAAGCTGGACGACGACCATTACCGGATCACCATGGCCGTGGCGGGCTTCCGCCCCGAGGATCTGGAGATCACGGCGCATCCGAACCTGCTGGTCATCCAGGGCAAGGCCATCAAGGAAGGGGACGCGGGGAACTATCTCTACCGCGGCATCGCCGGCCGGGCCTTCGAGCGCCGCTTCCAGCTTGCCGACCACATCCGCGTCTCCGACGCGACCCTGGAGCACGGCCTGCTGAGCGTGTCGCTGGTCCGCGAGGTGCCCGAGGCCATGAAGCCCCGCACCGTCCAGATCACCACCGCCACCCGCCCGGCGACCCTGGAAGCCCGCGCGGCCTGA